The DNA segment CCGCGCGCGTCGACGAGATGGTGCGCCGCATCCAGATCAAGATCGGCTCGCTCGACCACCCTGTGTCGTCGCTGTCCGGGGGCAACCAGCAGAAGGTCGTGCTGGCCAAGTGGCTGATGACGGAGCCGCGGCTGCTGATGCTCAACGATCCCACCCGCGGCATCGACGTCGGCACGAAGCAGGAGATCTACCAGCTGCTCCGGGAGCTGGCGGACGCCGGCACGTCCATCCTCTTCTACACAACGGACTACGACGAGCTGATCGGCTGCTGTGACCGCGTGCTGGTCCTCTACCGGAACCGCGTGCAGGGCGAGCTCGTGGGGCCCGACATCACCGAAAAGAACATCCTGGACCTGGCCCTCGGTCTGCGCGGCGGGCCTGAGCGCGCGAGGCGCGACGACGAACGCGCACCATCGGAGGCACGATGAAGGACTGGAAGCTCCGCCTGCGCCAGAACCAGGGCCTCCTCGTGGCCGTCGGTCTGTGCATCTTGTTCTACGGACTCTACTCGCTGTCGCATCCCAAGGGCTTCAGCGCGTCGCTGGTGGGGCAGAACGCCAACGAATCGTTCGTTCTGGTCGCGGCGGCCATGGCCCAGACGATCCCCGTGCTGACCGGCGGCCTGGATCTGTCCGTGGGCGCGGTGATCACCCTCGTCAACTGCGTGGCCTCACACGTCCTTGCCGGCAGCGCGCTCACGATGGTCCTGGGCATCCTGCTGTGTCTGGCCGTGGGCATGGCGGCGGGCCTTCTCAACGGCTGCCTGGTCGTCTATGGCCGCCTGCAACCGATCATCGCCACGCTGGCCTCGGGCACGATCTTCCTCGGCGTCGCGCTGTTCCTGAGGCCGACGCCCGGCGGCCAGGTCGACGGCGATCTGGCGTTCGCGGCCACCTTCGATCTCAACGAGCTGCTGCAGGCCGCGGGCGCCGCCCCCCTCGACGGTGCGCTGGGCTTCGTCGGCACGATCCCGTCGCCCGCGATCTGGATGGCGCTGCTCGCGCTGCTCTGGACCTATTACCGCCGCACCCGCTACGGCCTCGGCGCTTACGCCGTCGGCGCGTCGCAGGAGGCGGCGTACATGTCGGGCGTCCGCATCAAGCGCGTCAAGCTGGCCGCGTACACGCTGTCTGGGTTCTTCGCCAGCGTCGGCGGCCTCTACCTCGCGCTGCAGACGACGTCGGGCAACGCCGACATCCCACAGGCCGGCTCCTACACGCTGAACTCCATCGCCAGCGTCGTGATCGGGGGCACCTCGCTGTACGGGGGGATCGGCGGCGCCATCGGCTCGCTCTTCGGCGCGCTGGTGCTCCGCTCCGTCGCCTTCAACTTCCGCGTCTTCGACGAGGGCTCGGCGCTCGGCCTCCTCGCCAACCCGCTCTACCAGCCGCTGTTCGAGGGCCTCATCCTGCTCGCGGCCGTGTGCCTCGGCGCGCTCTGGGTCATCCGCGTGAAGAACCGGCTGCAGGTCTTCAGGTGAGCTCGATGCAACAGCCCCTCTCCCTCAAGAGCCGACTCGGCGAGATCGACAAGCCGACCTGGTACACGCTGCTGTCGATCGGCGTCGTCCTCGTGGGCGGCTCGATCGGCACGCTGATCACCCAGGGCACGCTGAGCTTCCTGAGCCCGTACTACATCCTGCAACAGCTGCAGATCGCGGCATTCCTGGGCGTGGCCGCCACGGGCATGATGATCGTGATCCTGCTCGGTCACAT comes from the Sorangium aterium genome and includes:
- a CDS encoding ABC transporter permease, giving the protein MKDWKLRLRQNQGLLVAVGLCILFYGLYSLSHPKGFSASLVGQNANESFVLVAAAMAQTIPVLTGGLDLSVGAVITLVNCVASHVLAGSALTMVLGILLCLAVGMAAGLLNGCLVVYGRLQPIIATLASGTIFLGVALFLRPTPGGQVDGDLAFAATFDLNELLQAAGAAPLDGALGFVGTIPSPAIWMALLALLWTYYRRTRYGLGAYAVGASQEAAYMSGVRIKRVKLAAYTLSGFFASVGGLYLALQTTSGNADIPQAGSYTLNSIASVVIGGTSLYGGIGGAIGSLFGALVLRSVAFNFRVFDEGSALGLLANPLYQPLFEGLILLAAVCLGALWVIRVKNRLQVFR